One window of the Streptomyces sp. ITFR-21 genome contains the following:
- the pglZ gene encoding BREX-1 system phosphatase PglZ type B — MTAPTVLDALADCVRAAAGRYNRDDKAAPAAVLWADPGGAWRPLIPALGARLPLATLGAYDPGTRTGPAIWLRCLLGGAFDGPPPAGPWVVYLPGVEQSQLRAVESAPGHLRPIAELQFRAAWWQQPNGGAWTPASFLRSQDGLGLKLARDTATHDALGHALTVLAGASVDDLRRRSRIDADDLAALLNPDEVKTLLDWLDDPRGTRDRLGGNAWTAFVTQCRRTFRVSPDGDGPLAVARRLGLREGAQWQRTWQRFAEAPHAYPRIPELLRQARPDQLFVSSRDSWPQDDESAEEELAASLGALAGATGEEARTALARLDEEHGRRRASVWSGLGLSPLASAVGHLNRLAGLTGRLPAGGSVADFAAWYAEHGWQADEAAVSALAAVPAPAARDAVGAALRSVYLPWLDETARRFQAAAVGGGYPGEIGLRTAPGECVVFVDGLRYDVGTMLRDRLRLRGLGAEIRPRLAPFPTVTGTGKPAVAPVELPRAGGPEMTALGPQGRRLAGDALRAALRAGGVQPLGPEQTGGDPSGRGWTEAADLDRTGHGLGLKLVDRIGQEVEDIAARVQELLHAGWTRVSVVTDHGWLLVPGGLPKVDLPEHLTAVRKPRAARLAASAHGVGQPTVPWSWDASVAMASPHGVAAFEAGRIYDHGGLSPQECVVPVLVVTPGGAAASRGRIGQVAWSGTRCRVDVADVGTGSRVEVRRRPADPASRLAGPQSVAGAEGEVELLVADGVYGGSEAYVVLLSADGEILAQAATRVGG; from the coding sequence GTGACGGCACCGACCGTTCTCGACGCGCTCGCGGACTGCGTCCGCGCCGCCGCCGGACGCTACAACCGCGACGACAAAGCGGCGCCGGCCGCGGTGCTGTGGGCGGACCCCGGCGGCGCGTGGCGCCCGCTGATCCCCGCTCTGGGCGCGCGGCTGCCGCTGGCGACGCTCGGCGCGTACGACCCCGGTACGCGCACCGGTCCGGCGATCTGGCTGCGGTGCCTGCTGGGCGGGGCTTTCGACGGGCCGCCGCCGGCCGGCCCCTGGGTGGTCTACCTGCCCGGGGTGGAGCAGTCGCAGCTGCGGGCCGTCGAGTCGGCGCCGGGGCACCTGCGCCCCATCGCCGAGCTGCAGTTCCGAGCGGCCTGGTGGCAGCAGCCGAACGGGGGCGCGTGGACCCCGGCGTCGTTCCTGAGGAGCCAGGACGGACTCGGCCTCAAGCTGGCCCGGGACACCGCGACGCACGACGCGCTCGGGCACGCGCTGACCGTCCTCGCGGGCGCCTCGGTGGACGACCTGCGCCGCAGGAGCCGGATCGACGCGGACGACCTGGCGGCCCTGCTGAACCCCGACGAGGTCAAGACCCTCCTCGACTGGCTCGACGACCCGCGCGGCACCCGGGACCGGCTCGGCGGGAACGCCTGGACGGCCTTTGTGACGCAGTGCCGGCGCACCTTCCGCGTCAGCCCGGACGGCGACGGGCCGCTCGCTGTCGCGCGGCGGCTCGGCCTGCGCGAGGGAGCGCAGTGGCAGCGGACCTGGCAGCGGTTCGCCGAGGCGCCGCACGCGTACCCGCGAATCCCCGAACTGCTGCGGCAGGCCCGCCCGGACCAGCTGTTCGTCAGCAGCCGGGACTCCTGGCCGCAGGACGACGAGAGCGCCGAGGAGGAGCTGGCCGCGTCGCTGGGGGCGCTGGCGGGGGCGACCGGTGAGGAGGCGCGGACGGCCCTGGCCCGGCTCGACGAGGAGCACGGCCGGCGGCGGGCATCGGTGTGGAGCGGTCTCGGGCTCAGCCCCCTCGCGTCCGCCGTCGGCCACCTGAACCGGCTGGCCGGGCTGACCGGCCGGCTGCCGGCGGGCGGGTCCGTCGCGGACTTCGCGGCCTGGTACGCGGAGCACGGCTGGCAGGCCGACGAGGCGGCCGTGTCGGCGCTGGCCGCCGTGCCGGCGCCCGCCGCGCGGGACGCGGTCGGCGCGGCGCTGCGCTCGGTGTACCTGCCGTGGCTGGACGAGACGGCCCGCCGCTTCCAGGCCGCGGCGGTCGGCGGCGGCTACCCCGGGGAGATCGGCCTGCGGACCGCGCCGGGCGAGTGCGTGGTCTTCGTCGACGGTCTCCGCTACGACGTCGGCACCATGCTGCGGGACCGGCTGCGGCTCCGCGGTCTCGGCGCGGAGATCCGGCCCAGGCTGGCCCCGTTTCCCACGGTCACCGGAACCGGCAAGCCGGCCGTGGCCCCCGTCGAGCTGCCCCGCGCGGGCGGCCCGGAGATGACGGCGCTGGGGCCGCAGGGCAGGCGGCTGGCCGGGGACGCGCTGCGGGCGGCGCTGCGGGCCGGCGGCGTCCAGCCGCTCGGGCCGGAGCAGACCGGCGGCGATCCGTCCGGCCGGGGCTGGACCGAGGCGGCCGACCTGGACCGGACGGGCCACGGGCTGGGCCTGAAACTGGTCGACCGGATCGGGCAGGAGGTCGAGGACATCGCGGCCAGGGTCCAGGAGCTGCTGCACGCCGGGTGGACACGGGTGTCCGTGGTCACCGACCACGGCTGGCTGCTCGTGCCGGGCGGACTGCCCAAGGTCGACCTGCCGGAGCACCTCACCGCGGTCCGCAAGCCCCGGGCCGCCCGCCTGGCCGCCTCCGCCCACGGCGTCGGCCAGCCGACCGTGCCGTGGAGCTGGGACGCCTCCGTCGCGATGGCCTCACCGCACGGGGTCGCCGCCTTCGAGGCGGGCCGGATCTACGACCACGGCGGGCTGAGCCCGCAGGAGTGCGTCGTACCGGTGCTCGTCGTCACCCCCGGCGGCGCCGCCGCTTCCCGCGGCCGGATCGGGCAGGTCGCGTGGAGCGGGACGCGCTGCCGGGTGGACGTGGCGGACGTCGGGACCGGCAGCCGGGTGGAGGTCAGGCGGCGCCCCGCCGATCCGGCGTCCCGCCTGGCCGGCCCGCAGTCCGTGGCGGGAGCGGAAGGCGAGGTCGAGCTCCTGGTGGCGGACGGGGTGTACGGGGGAAGCGAGGCGTATGTCGTTCTGCTCTCCGCCGACGGGGAGATCCTGGCGCAGGCCGCGACCCGGGTGGGCGGGTGA
- the brxC gene encoding BREX system P-loop protein BrxC, with translation MTLNRELFVEDPTDKDIPNLGVSKVGRPADAKEWEVLRYELSSFVCEGEYENGLDLVLGTYLRHLGQAQQPAVWVSGFYGSGKSHLARVLEFLWQDVRLPDGASTRELVDFTPRIGESLRELSTAAERAGGLWSVSGMLGSGAGESVRLAFLSVLLRGAGLPEKLAPARCAIWLHKEGIHAAVREYVERHGGDFRQELHNLYVARLLPLAVLDALPGFADSAAEVRKQLREQFPERADISDDEMLTVLGDVLGLMSTRPGRIPCTLVVLDEMQQFISEDPERALGVQNLVELCSAKFQSRLLIVATGQSALQATATLQKLTDRFSVQIQLSNTDVDSVIRKVALRKRADRIGELESTLGRVSGEIDRQLSGSRIAAAPGDGPDLVPDYPLLPSRRRFWEQVLRAVDKGGKAGQLRTQLRAVHEANRHVARSAVGTVVPADFIYGQQSSGMLQSRVLLREVEELIQNERKQGPDGELRSRVLALVFLIAQLSREGFTDTGVRATAEHIADLLVDDLTGAGDRLRRDVPRLLEELRAESKLQRVDDEYRLQTRAGQEWTRDFQARLYAFLSDAGRVAAARDKELRDAVGRLVQRGTTQGVSRTQRTVSAHFGDTAPAVGADVPVWVRDGWDVTGKQFTDEATGAGQDSPLVFVHLPKHEPDALRQALGELRSAQETLDARARPTTDEGLAAQRAMQSTRDSARERVDALVGEVVRGGFVVQAGGNRVAGSDLRNALAAATERALDRMYPKFGDGDHTGWGTVVSRAQQGNTDALAAVGYSGDAAGHPVCKAVRDAVPGTGATGLELRRRFESSPYGWPRDAVHGALLVLLLAGEITAEDSGTPVTARDITPTRIGKLSFRREGASLALPQRLGVRQVLTRAEVPFRNNEEAAGCAALLDRLGELAQAAGGSAPLPPVPSADSVRELRTRRGNDLVVGVFERREALLAEIEEWTRRASLRQPRLDAFRQARSLAAHARDLPAAASVVGRLEAVSAGRLLLDRVDPVGPVVQELTALLRAEVGSRAERHDTALREALDELGADETWRAAGADQQQAVLAGTGLVPVAAADLSGPAAVLAALDRESLSSWENRIVSVRVRLQQAREKAARLAEPTAFRIDPPPATLRSTEDVDRYVERLRAVLTAALDEHGSLIL, from the coding sequence GTGACGTTGAACCGGGAGCTGTTCGTAGAGGACCCGACCGACAAGGACATCCCGAACCTCGGTGTGTCGAAGGTCGGCCGGCCCGCCGACGCCAAGGAGTGGGAGGTCCTGCGCTACGAGCTGTCCAGCTTCGTGTGCGAGGGCGAGTACGAGAACGGCCTCGACCTCGTCCTGGGGACCTACCTGCGCCACCTGGGGCAGGCGCAGCAGCCGGCGGTGTGGGTGAGCGGGTTCTACGGGAGCGGGAAGTCGCACCTGGCGCGCGTACTGGAGTTCCTGTGGCAGGACGTGCGGCTGCCGGACGGCGCGTCCACCCGGGAACTGGTGGACTTCACGCCCCGGATCGGGGAGTCGCTGCGCGAGCTGTCCACGGCGGCGGAGCGGGCCGGCGGGCTCTGGTCGGTGTCCGGGATGCTGGGATCGGGCGCCGGGGAGAGCGTCCGGCTGGCCTTCCTGTCGGTCCTGCTGCGCGGCGCCGGCCTGCCGGAGAAGCTCGCGCCGGCCCGGTGCGCGATCTGGCTGCACAAGGAGGGCATCCACGCCGCGGTACGGGAGTACGTCGAGCGGCACGGCGGCGACTTCCGGCAGGAGCTCCACAACCTCTACGTCGCGCGGCTGCTGCCGCTGGCGGTCCTCGACGCGCTGCCCGGATTCGCCGACAGCGCCGCGGAGGTGCGCAAGCAGCTGCGGGAGCAGTTCCCGGAGCGCGCGGACATCAGCGACGACGAGATGCTCACCGTCCTCGGCGACGTCCTCGGCCTGATGTCGACCCGTCCGGGCCGGATCCCGTGCACGCTGGTCGTCCTCGACGAGATGCAGCAGTTCATCTCCGAGGATCCCGAGCGGGCCCTGGGTGTGCAGAACCTGGTCGAGCTGTGCTCGGCGAAGTTCCAGAGCCGGCTGCTGATCGTGGCCACCGGCCAGTCCGCCCTCCAGGCCACGGCCACCCTGCAGAAGCTCACCGACCGGTTCAGCGTCCAGATCCAGCTGTCCAACACCGATGTGGACAGCGTCATCCGCAAGGTCGCGCTGCGCAAGCGCGCGGACCGGATCGGTGAGCTGGAGAGCACCCTGGGCCGGGTGTCGGGGGAGATCGACCGGCAGCTGAGCGGATCGCGGATCGCGGCGGCCCCCGGTGACGGCCCGGACCTGGTGCCGGACTACCCGCTGCTGCCCTCGCGCCGCCGGTTCTGGGAACAGGTGCTGCGCGCGGTGGACAAGGGCGGCAAGGCGGGCCAGCTCCGCACCCAGCTGCGGGCGGTGCACGAGGCCAACCGCCATGTCGCGCGGTCGGCCGTCGGCACCGTCGTGCCCGCCGACTTCATATACGGACAGCAGTCGTCCGGGATGCTGCAGAGCCGGGTCCTCCTGCGGGAGGTCGAGGAACTCATCCAGAACGAGAGGAAGCAGGGGCCGGACGGCGAGCTGCGCTCCCGTGTCCTCGCGCTGGTCTTCCTGATCGCCCAGCTCTCCCGCGAGGGCTTCACCGACACCGGGGTCCGGGCGACCGCCGAACACATCGCGGACCTGCTCGTCGACGATCTCACCGGCGCCGGCGACCGGCTGCGCCGCGACGTACCGCGGCTGCTGGAGGAGCTGCGGGCCGAGTCCAAGCTCCAGCGGGTCGACGACGAGTACCGGCTCCAGACCCGGGCCGGCCAGGAGTGGACCAGGGACTTCCAGGCGCGCCTGTACGCCTTCCTCAGCGACGCGGGCCGCGTGGCCGCGGCCCGCGACAAGGAGTTGCGGGACGCCGTGGGGCGGCTGGTCCAGCGCGGCACGACGCAGGGCGTGAGCAGGACGCAGCGGACGGTGTCCGCGCATTTCGGCGACACCGCGCCCGCCGTCGGGGCCGACGTACCGGTCTGGGTGCGTGACGGCTGGGACGTCACCGGCAAGCAGTTCACCGACGAGGCGACCGGGGCTGGCCAGGACTCCCCGCTGGTCTTCGTGCACCTGCCCAAGCACGAGCCCGACGCGCTGCGCCAGGCGCTCGGCGAGCTGCGCTCCGCGCAGGAGACCCTCGACGCCAGGGCGCGTCCCACGACGGACGAGGGGCTCGCCGCCCAGCGGGCCATGCAGTCCACCCGCGACAGCGCGCGCGAGCGGGTGGACGCGCTGGTCGGCGAGGTCGTACGAGGCGGGTTCGTCGTGCAGGCGGGCGGCAACCGGGTGGCGGGAAGCGACCTGAGGAACGCGCTGGCCGCCGCCACCGAGCGGGCCCTGGACCGGATGTACCCCAAATTCGGCGACGGCGACCACACCGGCTGGGGCACGGTGGTCAGCCGGGCGCAGCAGGGCAACACCGACGCGCTGGCCGCGGTCGGCTACAGCGGCGACGCGGCCGGGCACCCGGTGTGCAAGGCGGTACGGGACGCGGTGCCGGGGACCGGCGCCACCGGCCTCGAACTGCGCCGGCGCTTCGAGTCCTCGCCGTACGGGTGGCCGCGCGACGCCGTGCACGGCGCGCTGCTGGTGCTGCTGCTGGCCGGGGAGATCACCGCCGAGGACAGCGGTACCCCGGTGACCGCCCGCGACATCACCCCGACGAGGATCGGGAAGCTCTCCTTCCGTCGCGAGGGCGCGTCGCTCGCGCTTCCGCAGCGGCTCGGTGTGCGGCAGGTCCTCACCCGCGCAGAGGTCCCGTTCCGGAACAACGAGGAGGCGGCCGGCTGCGCCGCGCTCCTGGACCGGCTCGGCGAGCTCGCGCAGGCGGCGGGCGGATCGGCCCCGCTGCCGCCGGTGCCGTCCGCCGACTCCGTCCGCGAGCTGCGGACCCGCCGGGGCAACGACCTGGTCGTCGGGGTCTTCGAGCGGCGGGAGGCGCTGCTCGCCGAGATCGAGGAGTGGACCAGGCGGGCGAGCCTGCGGCAGCCGCGGCTGGACGCCTTCCGGCAGGCGCGGAGTTTGGCGGCCCACGCGCGGGACCTGCCGGCGGCGGCTTCGGTGGTCGGCCGGCTGGAGGCGGTGTCGGCGGGGCGGCTGCTCCTGGACCGGGTGGACCCGGTCGGGCCCGTCGTGCAGGAGCTGACCGCTCTTCTGCGCGCGGAGGTCGGGTCCCGGGCCGAACGCCACGACACGGCCCTGCGCGAGGCGCTCGACGAGCTCGGCGCCGACGAGACGTGGCGCGCGGCCGGCGCCGACCAGCAGCAGGCCGTCCTGGCCGGGACCGGCCTGGTGCCGGTCGCCGCCGCCGACCTGAGCGGGCCCGCGGCGGTGCTCGCCGCTCTGGACCGCGAGTCGCTGTCGTCCTGGGAGAACCGCATCGTCTCGGTGCGGGTCCGCCTGCAGCAGGCACGGGAGAAGGCGGCACGGCTCGCCGAGCCCACGGCCTTCCGGATCGACCCGCCGCCCGCGACGCTGCGCTCCACCGAGGACGTGGACCGGTACGTCGAGCGGCTGCGGGCCGTGCTCACCGCCGCGCTGGACGAGCACGGCTCGCTCATTCTCTGA
- a CDS encoding pyridoxamine 5'-phosphate oxidase family protein — MSDEGVRHAVRTRWGSPAVAPGPRRTVDLDPAEALRLLAGVSLGRIVFTRHALPAIRPVNHVVVAGDVIIHTHEAAALTEQVERVGAQGIVVAYEADVIDADTHLGWSVVVTGYCRLITDPRDTARYRELVRPWADQRTDVLVRLHPDLVSGIRLTGPS; from the coding sequence ATGAGCGACGAAGGAGTGCGGCACGCCGTCCGGACCCGGTGGGGGAGTCCCGCCGTGGCCCCGGGACCCCGGCGCACGGTCGATCTGGACCCCGCGGAGGCGCTGCGGCTGCTGGCGGGCGTCTCGCTGGGCCGGATCGTCTTCACCCGGCACGCGCTGCCCGCCATCCGCCCCGTCAACCACGTCGTCGTCGCGGGCGACGTCATCATCCACACCCACGAGGCCGCCGCCCTGACCGAGCAGGTCGAGCGGGTCGGCGCGCAGGGCATCGTCGTCGCCTACGAGGCCGACGTGATCGACGCCGACACCCACCTCGGGTGGAGCGTGGTGGTCACCGGCTACTGCCGCCTGATCACCGACCCGCGGGACACCGCCCGCTACCGCGAGCTGGTGCGCCCCTGGGCGGACCAGCGGACCGACGTCCTCGTCCGCCTCCACCCCGACCTGGTCTCCGGCATCCGCCTGACCGGCCCCTCCTAG
- a CDS encoding ANTAR domain-containing protein, translating into MTRRTAQGPHRPASPSAAEGAHGELDHLREEAAGLRRALESYPTIDMARGVVMAIAPCGKDEAWGVLVEVSQHANVKLRDVARDILAGVVGGPVPPPVRRALAAALERLGTTRR; encoded by the coding sequence GTGACCAGGCGAACGGCACAAGGACCGCACCGGCCGGCGTCGCCTTCGGCGGCGGAGGGCGCCCACGGTGAACTCGACCACCTGCGGGAGGAAGCGGCGGGACTGCGGCGCGCCCTGGAGTCGTACCCGACGATAGACATGGCGCGCGGGGTCGTGATGGCCATCGCGCCGTGCGGCAAGGACGAGGCGTGGGGCGTCCTGGTCGAGGTCTCGCAGCACGCGAACGTCAAACTCCGCGATGTCGCCCGGGACATCCTCGCCGGTGTCGTCGGCGGGCCCGTACCCCCGCCGGTACGCCGGGCGCTGGCCGCCGCGCTGGAGCGGCTGGGGACGACCCGCCGCTGA
- a CDS encoding DNA methyltransferase, translating to MAVLTPVMRTDLERVVQRGRAAAEASAASAVTRLGVGTDRVPAYLSPRERALRRALRARARQLGDRLEHADGPGEDAYRMLVREVAYEQWHRLLFARFLEANGLLRHPDYGIPLTLAECEELAAELDEPDGWSVAARFAAEVLPGIFKPGDPCVQVPIAREDLLALERAVADVPAGTLTAQDALGWVYQFWQSRSKAEVNDSGRKVGGADLPPVTQLFTEHYMVRFLLENSLGAWWAERHPASRLVEEYDYLRRDADGGPAVRRFEDWPRRVAEVTVMDPCCGSGHFLVAAFGMLWRMRAEEEGLAPAAAQDAVLRENLFGLELDARCTQIAMFALALEAWKEGGYRPLPVPNVACSGIPAKAPLAEWIKLADGDGRIEAALGRLHALFADADTLGSLIDPVAGGHTGQLDEVDWHRLAPLLDRALHAEAGVSGDPASEVFGDAAAGIGRAADLLSRRYDLVATNVPYLGSGLQSELLTRYLGEYLPDASADLATAMVRRWQRSLRGSGIVAVVTPQNWLFLNSYRAFRAAQLRGHQFHLLGRLGPGAFSAVRGEVVKALLAVLQRGGEPLGRRMRMIDASGPSQPLDKAEALRTLPAWDVLQSEQYANEASVIAFGEGGAGDPLALRARSFQGLKTGDNARFVRKHWEIPSIGSGWTRIQSAPRRTALYDGCDCVLKWDSGTGKLARSPQARVQGQGAWGRKGVLISEMSATPCTVFTGEVFDSSAAAVIPRDETLLPALWHYMADDSYRTELRRIDPKLSVATASFTRVPFDVEHWRQVAARSGPLPEPASDDPTQWLFSGAPAEATAVLQVAVARLLGFRWPGQRPDPLDELTDAHGIVCLPPVAGAPAAADRVRELLAAAYGDQWSAPVVDKLLAQAGRPSGDLAGWLRDAFFKDHCKVFHNRPFIWHVWDGLKDGFSALVNYHRLDRATLERLTYTVLGWWIDRQRADADADLAGAGSRLAAAQELQRALVGILEGEPPLDIHVRWKPLSGQPMGWEPDLDDGVRLNIRPFVAAGVLRSKFTIHWKKDRGTEPDGSARDNDLHHTLAQKRAARETGGRTP from the coding sequence ATGGCAGTCCTGACACCGGTGATGCGCACCGACCTGGAACGGGTGGTGCAGCGCGGCCGCGCTGCGGCGGAGGCGTCCGCGGCCTCGGCCGTCACCCGGCTGGGCGTGGGAACCGACCGGGTGCCGGCCTATCTCTCGCCGCGGGAGCGGGCGCTGCGGCGGGCCCTGCGTGCCAGGGCCCGGCAGCTGGGCGACCGGCTGGAGCACGCGGACGGCCCCGGCGAGGACGCGTACCGGATGCTGGTGCGGGAGGTGGCCTACGAGCAGTGGCACCGCCTGCTGTTCGCGCGCTTCCTGGAGGCGAACGGCCTGCTGCGGCACCCCGACTACGGCATCCCGCTGACGCTGGCGGAGTGCGAGGAGCTGGCGGCCGAGCTGGACGAGCCCGACGGCTGGTCGGTGGCGGCGCGGTTCGCCGCCGAGGTGCTGCCGGGGATATTCAAACCGGGCGACCCGTGCGTCCAGGTGCCGATCGCGCGGGAGGACCTGCTCGCGCTGGAGCGGGCGGTCGCGGACGTGCCGGCCGGGACGCTGACCGCGCAGGACGCGCTGGGCTGGGTCTACCAGTTCTGGCAGTCGCGGTCGAAGGCCGAGGTGAACGACTCCGGCCGGAAGGTCGGCGGGGCCGACCTGCCGCCGGTGACGCAGCTGTTCACCGAGCACTACATGGTCCGGTTCCTGCTGGAGAACTCGCTCGGCGCGTGGTGGGCCGAGCGGCACCCGGCGTCCCGGCTCGTCGAGGAGTACGACTACCTGCGGCGCGACGCCGACGGCGGGCCCGCCGTGCGCCGGTTCGAGGACTGGCCGCGGCGGGTCGCCGAGGTCACCGTCATGGACCCGTGCTGCGGTTCGGGGCACTTCCTGGTCGCGGCGTTCGGCATGCTGTGGCGGATGCGCGCCGAGGAGGAGGGGCTGGCGCCGGCGGCGGCCCAGGACGCGGTGCTGCGGGAGAACCTCTTCGGGCTGGAACTGGACGCGCGCTGTACGCAGATCGCCATGTTCGCGCTGGCCCTGGAGGCATGGAAGGAGGGCGGCTACCGCCCGCTGCCGGTGCCGAACGTCGCCTGTTCCGGCATCCCGGCCAAGGCGCCGCTGGCCGAATGGATCAAGCTCGCCGACGGGGACGGCCGGATCGAGGCCGCGCTGGGCCGGCTGCACGCCCTGTTCGCGGACGCCGACACCCTCGGGTCGCTGATCGACCCGGTCGCGGGCGGGCACACCGGGCAGCTGGACGAGGTCGACTGGCACCGGCTGGCCCCGCTGCTGGACCGGGCGCTGCACGCCGAGGCCGGGGTGTCGGGCGACCCGGCGAGCGAGGTGTTCGGTGACGCCGCCGCCGGGATCGGCCGGGCCGCCGACCTGCTGTCGCGCCGCTACGACCTGGTGGCGACCAACGTGCCCTACCTGGGGTCCGGGCTGCAGAGCGAGCTGCTCACCCGCTACCTGGGCGAGTACCTCCCGGACGCCTCGGCCGACCTCGCCACGGCCATGGTCCGGCGGTGGCAGCGCTCACTGCGCGGGTCCGGCATCGTCGCCGTGGTGACGCCGCAGAACTGGCTGTTCCTCAACTCCTACCGCGCGTTCCGCGCGGCCCAGCTGCGCGGTCACCAGTTCCACCTGCTGGGGCGGCTCGGCCCGGGGGCCTTCTCGGCCGTCAGGGGCGAGGTGGTCAAGGCGCTGCTGGCCGTCCTGCAGCGCGGTGGCGAACCGCTGGGGCGGCGGATGCGGATGATCGACGCGTCCGGGCCGTCCCAGCCCCTCGACAAGGCTGAAGCGCTGCGGACCCTCCCCGCCTGGGACGTGCTCCAGTCCGAGCAGTACGCCAACGAGGCGTCGGTGATCGCCTTCGGCGAGGGCGGCGCCGGTGACCCGCTGGCGCTGCGGGCCCGCAGCTTCCAGGGCCTCAAGACCGGGGACAACGCCAGGTTCGTCCGCAAGCACTGGGAGATCCCGTCCATCGGCTCCGGCTGGACCCGGATCCAGTCCGCCCCGCGCCGCACCGCGCTGTACGACGGCTGCGACTGCGTGCTGAAGTGGGACTCCGGTACCGGGAAGCTGGCCAGGTCCCCGCAGGCCCGCGTCCAGGGCCAGGGCGCCTGGGGGCGCAAGGGGGTGCTCATCTCGGAGATGAGCGCGACGCCGTGCACCGTGTTCACCGGCGAGGTGTTCGACAGCAGCGCCGCGGCGGTGATCCCGCGCGACGAGACCCTGCTGCCGGCGCTGTGGCACTACATGGCGGACGACTCCTACCGGACCGAGCTGCGGCGGATCGACCCCAAGCTGAGCGTCGCGACCGCGAGCTTCACCCGGGTGCCCTTCGACGTCGAGCACTGGCGGCAGGTCGCGGCGCGGTCGGGGCCGCTGCCCGAACCGGCGTCGGACGATCCCACGCAGTGGCTGTTCTCCGGGGCGCCCGCCGAGGCGACCGCGGTGCTCCAGGTGGCGGTGGCCCGGCTGCTGGGATTCCGCTGGCCGGGCCAGCGGCCGGACCCGCTGGACGAGCTGACGGACGCCCACGGAATCGTCTGCCTGCCCCCGGTGGCCGGCGCGCCGGCCGCAGCCGACCGGGTCCGGGAGCTCCTCGCCGCGGCTTACGGCGACCAGTGGTCGGCGCCCGTCGTGGACAAGCTGCTGGCCCAGGCGGGCAGGCCGTCGGGGGACCTGGCGGGCTGGCTGCGGGACGCCTTCTTCAAGGACCACTGCAAGGTCTTCCACAACCGCCCGTTCATCTGGCACGTCTGGGACGGCCTCAAGGACGGGTTCTCCGCGCTGGTGAACTACCACCGGCTGGACCGGGCCACGCTGGAGCGGCTGACGTACACCGTCCTGGGGTGGTGGATCGACCGGCAGCGGGCCGACGCGGACGCGGACCTGGCCGGCGCCGGGTCGCGGCTGGCCGCGGCGCAGGAGTTGCAGCGCGCTCTGGTCGGGATCCTTGAGGGCGAGCCGCCGCTGGACATCCACGTGCGCTGGAAGCCGCTGTCCGGCCAGCCGATGGGGTGGGAGCCGGACCTGGACGACGGTGTACGGCTGAACATCCGGCCGTTCGTCGCGGCGGGCGTGCTGCGGTCGAAATTCACCATTCACTGGAAGAAGGACCGCGGCACCGAACCGGACGGCTCCGCGCGCGACAACGACCTGCACCACACCCTCGCGCAGAAGCGTGCCGCGCGGGAGACCGGAGGCCGGACCCCGTGA
- a CDS encoding ANTAR domain-containing protein, which yields MARTDERRVLDGDRAGAGAGAGAGAGPGSGTGGAGAAAGGPVALRDRAAEQDALRREVTALRETIAERAVADMACGVVMAVGRCPAEEAARALLAVAAESGSTLDEAAALLVDGFGGVLGAGAGGVGGAGSAGGHGPAGPPRPVLRQVLRQLAAARGR from the coding sequence GTGGCGCGGACGGACGAGCGGCGGGTCCTGGACGGCGACCGTGCGGGTGCGGGTGCGGGTGCGGGTGCGGGTGCTGGGCCCGGGTCCGGGACGGGCGGCGCGGGGGCTGCGGCCGGCGGGCCGGTGGCGCTCCGCGACCGCGCCGCGGAACAGGACGCCCTGCGGCGCGAGGTGACCGCGCTGCGGGAGACCATCGCCGAGCGGGCGGTGGCCGACATGGCGTGCGGTGTGGTGATGGCCGTGGGCCGCTGCCCGGCCGAGGAGGCGGCCCGAGCGCTGCTGGCGGTCGCCGCGGAGAGCGGCAGCACGCTGGACGAGGCCGCGGCCCTGCTCGTCGACGGCTTCGGCGGTGTCCTCGGCGCCGGCGCCGGCGGCGTGGGCGGTGCCGGGAGTGCCGGCGGCCACGGGCCCGCCGGCCCCCCACGGCCCGTCCTGCGCCAGGTGCTGCGGCAACTCGCCGCGGCGCGCGGCCGGTGA